The Trypanosoma brucei brucei TREU927 chromosome 9, whole genome shotgun sequence genome includes a window with the following:
- a CDS encoding syntaxin binding protein 1, putative, producing MSNHAKLSKQKPPESPGIRSCVQRYVFKNMLDAVPGKYKVIICDPPSAVVLNSFARMNDLMEHGVALVEDLKKKRQPLICLPAMYFFDPNDESVERIIDDWEEKDPYKEVHLFALGTTPDSYMQRLARARVAQRVTGFKDMMLNFLVPERLVFHFNMQNDLSRLMLPMQSPQCESFLSEAAARLTQVLHAMGGGIPVVRAQGRSQSCEVFSRLLLDELAKLAISVPNFENGVDDDGVDSSKPVLIILDRSFDTVTPLMHHRTYQCLLEDLMPLENDMYVQKFETRSGERSTRELSVDEEDPYWCQYRHRFFAECMEEFPAELKKLHNENPHLVNTREASPSITELSNVTRVLSTFQKDQGRLSVHIDICTKIFNLYREQCLDVVCEAEQDIAAGRKSFKTNFETVRHIIKDQAVPRDVRLRLLLLLSAATDTSEYSEAKKQTLIKQSELTEVAGAFSKLEQLTSRVGKLNPEGRNAKTSAEKDPFITQTYQIMEALAGNKLDTADYKYVTRSDESSGDATSNTAPSGGANTKKSLRVALGSSALWSDKGSAISDTLSSASEKPLAAIAALPPLPKAVHDLAGTGNVGGRSSKQRFVFFVLGGITFSEIRAAYEATKKLGCEFIIGGTSLLRPNEFVKVLSE from the coding sequence atgagCAACCATGCAAAGCTGTCGAAACAGAAACCGCCTGAAAGTCCGGGCATACGCAGCTGCGTGCAAAGGTATGTGTTTAAAAACATGCTAGACGCCGTTCCCGGGAAATATAAAGTTATCATTTGCGACCCCCCCTCAGCGGTGGTTCTCAATAGTTTTGCGAGAATGAATGACCTCATGGAACATGGAGTCGCGTTAGTGGAGGACCTTAAAAAGAAACGGCAACCCTTAATCTGCCTACCCGCCATGTACTTCTTTGATCCCAACGACGAGTCGGTGGAGCGCATCATTGATGACTGGGAAGAAAAGGACCCGTACAAGGAGGTTCACCTTTTTGCCCTGGGAACGACCCCTGACAGTTACATGCAACGACTTGCGCGCGCAAGAGTTGCGCAGAGAGTGACCGGTTTTAAAGATATGATGCTGAATTTCTTGGTCCCCGAGCGATTAGTCTTCCACTTCAATATGCAGAATGATTTATCAAGACTGATGTTACCCATGCAGTCACCACAGTGTGAGAGTTTTCTGTCTGAAGCCGCAGCGCGGCTAACACAAGTACTTCATGCAATGGGAGGTGGTATTCCTGTTGTCCGCGCCCAGGGGAGAAGCCAGAGCTGCGAGGTATTCTCTCGATTACTGCTAGACGAACTGGCCAAGTTGGCCATCAGTGTACCAAACTTTGAAAATGGGGTTGACGACGACGGGGTGGACAGCAGTAAACCCGTGTTGATTATTCTCGATAGGTCGTTCGACACCGTTACCCCGCTGATGCACCACAGAACATACCAATGTTTACTGGAAGATTTGATGCCCCTCGAAAACGATATGTACGTGCAAAAGTTTGAAACACGCTCGGGGGAGCGCTCCACGCGTGAACTCTCCGTCGATGAAGAGGACCCCTACTGGTGTCAGTACCGACATCGGTTTTTCGCCGAGTGCATGGAAGAGTTTCCTGCAGAACTCAAGAAACTCCACAATGAGAATCCCCATCTGGTTAACACGAGGGAAGCATCACCAAGCATCACGGAACTTAGCAATGTCACGCGGGTGCTCTCTACGTTTCAGAAGGATCAAGGAAGGTTGTCTGTACACATTGATATCTGCACAAAAATTTTTAATCTTTATCGGGAACAATGCCTCGATGTTGTCTGCGAAGCAGAGCAGGATATAGCTGCTGGTCGTAAGTCGTTCAAAACGAACTTTGAAACGGTGCGGCACATCATAAAGGATCAGGCAGTGCCGAGGGATGTGCGACTGCGGctgcttttgttgctgtcCGCTGCAACTGACACCTCTGAATACTCAGAggcaaagaaacaaacgcTTATCAAACAGTCAGAACTAACGGAGGTAGCTGGCGCCTTCTCTAAACTAGAACAACTGACGAGCAGAGTAGGAAAACTTAATCCCGAGGGGCGGAATGCAAAAACTTCGGCGGAAAAAGACCCTTTCATCACGCAGACATATCAGATTATGGAAGCCTTGGCAGGGAACAAACTTGACACGGCGGACTATAAGTATGTGACACGGTCAGATGAGTCCAGCGGGGATGCCACTTCCAATACCGCCCCTTCCGGCGGTgcgaacacaaaaaagtcATTGCGTGTGGCTCTGGGGTCGAGTGCGTTATGGAGTGACAAAGGATCCGCCATAAGCGATACGCTTAGCAGCGCCAGTGAAAAACCTCTCGCCGCTATTGCCGCGCTCCCCCCGCTACCGAAGGCAGTACACGATTTGGCGGGCACTGGGAACGTTGGTGGGCGGTCGAGCAAACAGCGCTTcgtattttttgtgttgggtGGAATTACCTTCAGTGAAATTCGAGCAGCGTATGAGGCAACAAAGAAACTTGGGTGCGAGTTTATCATTGGAGGGACGTCCTTGCTTCGGCCGAATGAGTTTGTTAAGGTACTGAGTGAATAA
- a CDS encoding kynureninase, putative: protein MDRNDPLQVHRDAFNIPKRRDGSDHVYLCGQTLGLQHKDVESSVAGALKRWRELGVLAEFQHPNPWAEVDRLGRKEIAEIVGAQESEVITMNSYTVNLHLLLIAFYKPKGNRRLVMMGNYALPNNVYAVMSQLEARGLNPAEDLITVCAPKDEDGKDSPAHIPMTEYLSIIDKRGSEIAVILLSALHFITGQLVDVQAITKAAHAKGIIVGVDCAHAVGNVPLKLHEWEVDFASWCTYRYLNSGPGNLAGAFVHTKHTQVGSELKTLRGCRGHEPRDLIDPSYKFEPAEGAAGFQLSNVSVLGMMALLPSVRLIAKVGMDSLREKSLLLTSYLELLLGELVPPGSIRLLTSVDPSQRGAQLTIRILPNKLSASLTPRASYGGESESDAECMERYLRDVGIIVSTCSTDLVFLAPVPLYNTFKDVLLAARAIAECF from the coding sequence ATGGACCGCAATGACCCACTGCAAGTGCATCGCGACGCCTTTAATATTCCAAAGCGGCGCGACGGTTCCGATCACGTTTACCTCTGTGGGCAAACACTTGGTTTGCAGCACAAGGACGTGGAGTCGAGTGTTGCTGGTGCCCTGAAGCGGTGGCGTGAGCTCGGCGTGCTCGCTGAATTccaacaccctaacccgtgGGCTGAGGTCGATCGCCTTGGCCGGAAGGAGATCGCGGAAATTGTCGGGGCGCAGGAGAGTGAGGTAATCACAATGAATTCCTACACGGTGAACTTGCATTTGTTGCTAATAGCCTTCTACAAGCCGAAAGGAAATCGGCGGCTAGTGATGATGGGGAACTATGCCCTTCCCAACAATGTTTATGCGGTGATGTCGCAATTGGAGGCCCGGGGCCTTAACCCAGCGGAGGACCTCATCACTGTGTGTGCTCCTAAAGATGAGGATGGGAAAGATTCCCCAGCACACATACCAATGACCGAATACCTCTCCATCATCGACAAGCGGGGGAGTGAGATTGCGGTGATACTACTCAGCGCCCTCCACTTTATTACGGGGCAACTGGTTGACGTGCAGGCCATAACGAAGGCCGCGCACGCCAAAGGCATCATCGTGGGTGTGGATTGTGCGCACGCCGTGGGTAACGTGCCTCTCAAATTGCACGAGTGGGAGGTGGATTTTGCAAGTTGGTGCACTTATAGATACCTAAACAGCGGGCCAGGAAACCTTGCTGGTGCCTTTGTGCACACGAAGCATACGCAGGTTGGGAGTGAGCTCAAGACGCTCCGTGGCTGTAGGGGTCACGAACCGCGGGATCTCATTGATCCGTCCTATAAATTTGAGCCTGCGGAAGGCGCTGCAGGGTTTCAGCTCAGTAATGTGTCAGTGCTTGGCATGATGGCCCTGTTACCAAGTGTGCGCCTCATAGCAAAGGTTGGCATGGACTCACTACGCGAGAAATCACTTTTGCTGACATCCTATTTGGAGTTATTGCTCGGTGAGTTGGTTCCGCCTGGCTCCATCCGCCTTTTGACCTCCGTCGACCCAAGCCAGCGCGGAGCACAGTTGACTATTCGTATACTACCCAATAAATTGTCAGCGAGCCTTACGCCACGGGCCTCATATGGGGGTGAGAGTGAAAGTGACGCGGAGTGCATGGAGCGGTATCTGCGTGATGTCGGTATTATTGTTAGTACGTGCTCGACGGACCTTGTCTTCCTCGCTCCAGTGCCGTTGTACAACACTTTCAAGGATGTGCTGCTTGCCGCGCGTGCCATAGCCGAGTGTTTTTAA
- a CDS encoding 60S ribosomal protein L38, putative: MPREIKNLKEFLAICSRKDARCVKVKHNPKVTKFKVRCSRHLYTLVMADKKKADKIERSIHPSVKKITVTSRSHANKNTPSK; the protein is encoded by the coding sequence ATGCCGCGTGAGATCAAGAACCTCAAGGAGTTCCTTGCTATTTGCAGTCGCAAGGATGCCCGTTGTGTGAAGGTGAAGCACAACCCGAAGGTGACCAAATTCAAGGTCCGTTGCAGTCGCCACCTTTACACCCTCGTGATGGCTGACAAAAAGAAGGCTGACAAGATCGAACGCTCCATCCATCCATCCGTAAAGAAGATCACCGTCACTTCCCGTTCGCACGCCAACAAGAACACACCGAGCAAATGA